In Nonomuraea sp. NBC_00507, the following are encoded in one genomic region:
- the leuE gene encoding leucine efflux protein LeuE, producing MFFGITDFWAYVIGAFLIILLPGPNSLYVLSFAAQHGVRQGYRAAAGVFVGDAVLMVLSAAGAASLLRSNPVLFTIVKYAGAGYLAWIGFQMIRGAWRSRRALAAEEAPAPVEHQPRPFRKALMISLLNPKAILFFISFFVQFVDPAYATPALSFLILGAVIQVFSFLYLTSLIFGGTFLAAQFRRRRRLSAGLTSCVGAVFVGFGAKLATASLG from the coding sequence ATGTTCTTCGGCATCACGGACTTCTGGGCCTATGTGATCGGCGCCTTTCTGATCATCCTCCTGCCCGGCCCGAACTCCCTCTACGTCCTCAGCTTCGCCGCCCAGCACGGCGTGCGGCAGGGCTACCGTGCCGCGGCAGGCGTCTTCGTCGGCGACGCGGTGCTGATGGTCCTGTCCGCCGCCGGCGCCGCGTCCCTCCTGCGCTCGAACCCGGTGCTGTTCACGATCGTCAAGTACGCGGGCGCCGGCTACCTGGCCTGGATCGGCTTCCAGATGATCAGGGGCGCCTGGCGGTCGCGCCGTGCCCTGGCGGCCGAGGAGGCGCCGGCGCCGGTGGAGCATCAGCCGCGCCCGTTCCGCAAGGCCCTCATGATCAGCCTGCTGAACCCGAAGGCGATTCTGTTCTTCATCTCCTTCTTCGTCCAGTTCGTGGACCCTGCGTACGCGACGCCGGCGCTGTCGTTCCTGATCCTCGGCGCGGTGATCCAGGTCTTCAGTTTTCTCTACCTGACGTCGCTGATCTTCGGCGGAACGTTCCTGGCCGCTCAGTTCCGCCGGCGCCGACGGCTCAGCGCCGGTCTGACCTCGTGCGTCGGGGCCGTCTTCGTGGGATTCGGCGCGAAGTTGGCCACCGCTTCACTCGGCTGA
- a CDS encoding serine hydrolase domain-containing protein, which yields MSVQGTCDPGFSQVAEEFEANLATRGEVGASVCVIVDGDVVVDLWGGQAAPGRPWERDTIGHVWSCTKGATALCAHILAGRGELDLNAPVVRYWPEYGAKGKEATLVRHLLAHRAGLPAFREPLPPGAFYDWKLMADRLAEEEPFWVPGTAHGYHALTFGYLVGEVVRRVSGRSLGTFFREEVAEPLGLEFWLGLPEEQEGRVAPTIPADPPEVPPTFYVRAFTDPTSVPALLLAHEGGFMAPGESDSRAAHAAELGAVGGITNARNLAGLYRPLSLGGGELVSREQLQIMALTESAGTDAVLAVPIRFSLGFMKAADNRYLPGSDSEGALLSATAFGHAGMGGSVGFCDPPARLAFGYTMNKQGAGLGINPRGQAMVDATYRTLGYRQLQGGVWYI from the coding sequence ATGAGCGTGCAAGGCACTTGTGATCCAGGGTTCTCCCAGGTCGCGGAGGAGTTCGAGGCCAACCTCGCCACCCGCGGCGAGGTGGGCGCGTCGGTGTGCGTGATCGTGGACGGCGACGTCGTCGTCGACCTGTGGGGCGGGCAGGCGGCGCCCGGCCGCCCCTGGGAACGCGACACCATCGGGCACGTCTGGTCGTGCACCAAGGGCGCGACCGCCTTGTGCGCCCACATCCTGGCCGGGCGCGGCGAGCTCGACCTGAACGCGCCGGTCGTGCGCTACTGGCCCGAGTACGGCGCCAAGGGCAAGGAGGCGACGCTCGTCCGTCATCTGCTCGCCCACCGGGCGGGACTGCCCGCGTTCCGGGAGCCGCTGCCTCCGGGCGCCTTCTACGACTGGAAGCTGATGGCCGACCGGCTCGCGGAGGAGGAGCCGTTCTGGGTGCCGGGCACCGCACACGGGTATCACGCGCTGACGTTCGGCTATCTCGTCGGCGAGGTCGTCCGGCGGGTGAGCGGGCGCTCGCTCGGCACGTTCTTCCGCGAGGAGGTGGCCGAGCCGCTCGGGCTGGAGTTCTGGCTCGGGCTGCCTGAAGAGCAGGAAGGCAGGGTCGCACCGACGATCCCCGCCGACCCTCCGGAGGTGCCGCCCACGTTCTACGTCAGGGCCTTCACCGATCCCACCTCGGTCCCGGCGCTGCTGCTGGCCCACGAGGGCGGCTTCATGGCGCCCGGGGAGTCGGACAGCCGGGCGGCGCACGCGGCCGAGCTCGGGGCCGTCGGCGGGATCACGAACGCGCGGAACCTGGCGGGCCTGTACCGGCCGCTGTCGCTCGGCGGGGGCGAGCTCGTCAGCCGCGAGCAGCTCCAGATCATGGCGCTGACCGAGTCGGCGGGCACGGACGCGGTGCTGGCCGTGCCGATCCGCTTCTCCCTGGGATTCATGAAGGCCGCGGACAACCGATATCTGCCGGGGTCCGACAGCGAGGGCGCGCTGTTGTCGGCGACCGCGTTCGGGCACGCGGGGATGGGGGGATCCGTCGGGTTCTGCGATCCACCGGCCCGGCTGGCCTTCGGCTACACGATGAACAAGCAGGGCGCGGGGCTCGGGATTAATCCGCGGGGGCAGGCCATGGTGGACGCGACCTATCGGACGCTGGGCTATCGCCAGCTCCAAGGAGGCGTTTGGTACATATAG
- a CDS encoding DedA family protein, whose product MSHAILDLIHQAMSSPWLYAALFGLALLDGFFPIVPAETSVITAGVFAASGETNLALVMVVAALGAFAGDHISYLIGNKSGGRLRNKKAFIWARDALAERGGLVLVVARYIPGGRTATTLTMGAVRHPLRSFTFFDAIAASSWAVYSGLIGFFGGMAFENDPIKGLLLGLGIAVSITGVVELVRWLRKRRAIQASPERLPADTSV is encoded by the coding sequence ATGTCGCACGCCATTCTCGACCTGATCCATCAGGCGATGTCGTCACCGTGGTTATACGCGGCGCTGTTCGGCCTGGCCCTGCTCGACGGGTTCTTCCCGATCGTGCCGGCCGAGACGTCGGTGATCACGGCGGGGGTCTTCGCCGCGTCCGGGGAGACGAACCTGGCCCTGGTGATGGTGGTCGCGGCACTCGGCGCGTTCGCGGGTGATCACATCTCTTATCTGATCGGCAACAAGTCCGGCGGCAGGCTCAGGAACAAGAAGGCGTTCATCTGGGCCCGCGACGCCCTGGCGGAGCGGGGCGGGCTCGTCCTGGTCGTGGCCAGGTACATCCCCGGAGGGCGCACCGCGACCACGCTGACCATGGGCGCGGTCCGCCATCCGCTGCGCTCGTTCACGTTCTTCGACGCGATCGCGGCGAGCTCGTGGGCGGTGTACTCCGGCCTGATCGGGTTCTTCGGCGGGATGGCGTTCGAGAACGACCCGATCAAGGGTCTGCTGCTCGGCCTGGGCATCGCGGTGTCCATCACCGGGGTCGTGGAGCTCGTGAGATGGCTCAGGAAGCGACGCGCCATCCAAGCTTCTCCAGAACGACTTCCAGCGGACACGTCCGTTTGA
- a CDS encoding TIGR03619 family F420-dependent LLM class oxidoreductase — protein MDLGIGLPTSGRQADPEAIVRVALAAERAGLGAVWAFERLLRPAEAVFAGTDQSMPLPDNNALVYDPLETLAYVAAKTSTIRLGTSVVDALFHSPVVLAKRLATLDRLSGGRAVIGLGQGWMQQEFDATGIPARRRGAGFEEHLAAMRACWGPDPVRFDGRFYTIPESEIAPKPTGLTLLAGAAAPAAIERAARLGLGLTVVVFAWDQLRQSVETYRKGGQGPLVAQVNGVITDRPLDERMPLTGSPEQVAEDLAEARALGVDHVFWHPFDGDPDEMVGRIQQLNTH, from the coding sequence ATGGATCTCGGAATCGGCCTCCCTACGTCGGGGCGGCAGGCGGACCCGGAGGCGATCGTCAGGGTGGCGCTGGCGGCGGAGCGGGCGGGGCTGGGCGCGGTGTGGGCGTTCGAGCGGCTCCTGCGGCCGGCCGAGGCGGTGTTCGCCGGCACCGACCAGTCCATGCCGCTGCCCGACAACAATGCGCTGGTGTACGACCCGCTGGAGACGCTGGCGTACGTCGCGGCCAAGACCAGCACGATCAGGCTCGGCACGAGCGTCGTGGACGCGCTGTTCCACAGCCCGGTCGTGCTGGCCAAGCGCCTGGCGACGCTCGACAGGCTCAGCGGCGGGCGCGCCGTGATCGGCCTGGGGCAGGGGTGGATGCAGCAGGAGTTCGACGCGACGGGGATCCCCGCCAGACGGCGCGGCGCCGGTTTCGAGGAACACCTCGCCGCCATGCGCGCCTGCTGGGGGCCTGACCCGGTACGTTTCGACGGCCGCTTCTACACCATCCCTGAGTCGGAGATCGCCCCCAAGCCCACCGGGCTGACGCTGCTGGCGGGGGCGGCGGCACCGGCCGCCATCGAGCGGGCGGCCAGGCTCGGGCTGGGGCTGACGGTGGTGGTGTTCGCCTGGGACCAGCTCAGGCAGTCCGTCGAGACGTACCGCAAGGGCGGCCAGGGGCCGCTGGTCGCCCAGGTCAATGGGGTGATCACGGATCGGCCGCTGGACGAGCGGATGCCGCTGACCGGCTCGCCGGAGCAGGTGGCCGAGGACCTGGCCGAGGCCCGGGCGCTGGGTGTGGACCACGTGTTCTGGCATCCCTTCGACGGGGACCCGGACGAGATGGTCGGCCGCATCCAGCAGCTCAATACCCATTGA
- a CDS encoding glycosyltransferase: MPLHSVTARADLAPAPERPRRVLISTDTYPPDVNGAAYFTHRLATGLAARGNDVHVVCQSDVGPASAEVVDGVIVHRLRSAPILLHPTMRFTVPTRLDRLVADIKPDVLHTQGHFVVGRAAIAAARRVGVPVVATNHFMPDNLFQFVHLPDRLRVKAGQLAWRDFNRIFNRADHITTPTPLAAKLLADQGFARTVEPVSCGIDLGRFHPHTEPKAWARKLFDLPDRHTILFVGRLDEEKRLDELVRALPLVLNETDAQVALVGKGNQRGELEKLARRIGVADRVFFLGFVPDESMPQAYAAADVFAMPGIAELQSIATLEAMATGLPVVAADAMALPHLVDDNGFLFQPGDVVGLARHLTGILADDDLRARLGKASRELALTHDDQSSLARFETIYDEVAR; this comes from the coding sequence ATGCCCCTACACAGCGTTACCGCCCGTGCCGATCTTGCCCCCGCGCCCGAACGCCCCCGCCGTGTGCTGATCTCGACCGACACCTACCCGCCCGACGTGAACGGCGCGGCGTACTTCACCCACCGCCTGGCCACGGGCCTGGCAGCGCGCGGCAACGACGTGCACGTGGTCTGCCAGTCCGACGTCGGCCCGGCCAGCGCCGAGGTCGTGGACGGTGTGATCGTGCACCGGCTGCGCTCGGCCCCGATCCTGCTCCACCCCACCATGCGGTTCACCGTGCCGACCCGGCTCGACCGGCTGGTCGCCGACATCAAGCCCGACGTGCTGCACACCCAGGGTCACTTCGTGGTCGGCCGGGCCGCCATCGCCGCCGCCCGCCGCGTGGGCGTGCCCGTCGTGGCCACCAACCACTTCATGCCCGACAACCTCTTCCAGTTCGTGCACCTCCCGGACCGGCTGCGGGTGAAGGCGGGGCAGCTCGCCTGGCGCGACTTCAACCGGATCTTCAACCGGGCCGATCACATCACCACGCCCACCCCGCTGGCCGCCAAGCTCCTGGCCGACCAGGGGTTCGCGCGTACCGTCGAGCCGGTGTCCTGCGGGATCGACCTGGGCAGGTTCCACCCGCACACCGAGCCCAAGGCGTGGGCGCGCAAGCTGTTCGACCTGCCCGACCGGCACACGATCCTGTTCGTCGGCCGGCTGGACGAGGAGAAGCGCCTCGACGAGCTGGTGCGCGCGCTGCCCCTGGTGCTCAACGAGACCGACGCCCAAGTGGCGCTCGTCGGCAAGGGCAACCAGCGCGGCGAGCTGGAGAAGCTGGCCAGGCGCATCGGCGTGGCCGACCGGGTGTTCTTCCTCGGCTTCGTGCCCGACGAGAGCATGCCGCAGGCGTACGCGGCGGCCGACGTGTTCGCCATGCCGGGCATCGCCGAGCTGCAGAGCATCGCCACGCTGGAGGCCATGGCCACGGGCCTGCCCGTGGTGGCCGCGGACGCGATGGCGCTGCCGCACCTGGTGGACGACAACGGGTTCCTGTTCCAGCCGGGCGACGTGGTGGGGCTGGCCAGGCACCTGACCGGCATCCTGGCCGACGACGATCTGCGGGCCAGGCTCGGCAAGGCCAGCAGGGAGCTGGCGCTCACCCACGACGACCAGTCGTCGCTGGCCCGGTTCGAGACGATCTACGACGAGGTGGCGCGATGA
- a CDS encoding VC0807 family protein → MNHPPVALPRLTALARQAAPRLLEGVVAPLAVFYLAMVVLGFKWALVATVAWVYLGVAWRLVRRVKVPATMWLASFAITIRALVSFWTGTWMWFFIQPEMGTICISMAFLASVRLNKPLVQKLTLDYIHLPSAVLKHERIRRFFARITLLWAFVLLMNSTLSIALAVYESLAGSLGAFMILRTSAVAVISGLAIAFSIFAFKRVLHRLHVAHA, encoded by the coding sequence TTGAATCATCCCCCTGTCGCCCTCCCCCGCCTCACCGCCCTCGCCCGGCAGGCGGCCCCCCGGCTGCTCGAAGGCGTCGTGGCCCCGCTGGCGGTCTTCTACTTGGCCATGGTCGTTCTCGGATTCAAGTGGGCGCTCGTCGCGACCGTCGCCTGGGTCTACCTGGGCGTGGCGTGGCGGCTGGTCAGGCGGGTCAAGGTGCCCGCGACGATGTGGCTGGCCTCGTTCGCGATCACGATCCGGGCGCTGGTGTCGTTCTGGACGGGCACCTGGATGTGGTTCTTCATCCAGCCGGAGATGGGCACGATCTGCATCAGCATGGCCTTCCTGGCTTCCGTGCGGCTGAACAAGCCGCTCGTGCAGAAGCTCACGCTCGACTACATCCATCTGCCGTCGGCGGTGCTCAAGCACGAGCGGATCCGCCGGTTCTTCGCCAGGATCACGTTGTTGTGGGCGTTCGTGCTGCTGATGAACTCGACGTTGAGCATCGCCCTGGCCGTCTATGAGTCGCTGGCCGGATCACTGGGCGCCTTCATGATCCTGCGAACCTCAGCGGTGGCCGTGATCAGCGGTCTGGCGATCGCCTTCTCGATCTTCGCCTTCAAGCGGGTGCTGCACCGGCTGCACGTGGCCCACGCCTGA
- a CDS encoding sensor histidine kinase has protein sequence MNRLRSLRRESRRQVVYDLLLWVVLGIFIAAMGPDPLKDPAAFGMVTAPRLALAAVAVLVGRRWPLAALVLLLPLGPWRFSDGFATVDLSWLMPRRNVKILPLLPTSPFIMWYAYLTGRRLIRTWPALAAFGLITAVGIGVVLAMGGDLALWVSMVTGVLGTYLVPYLLGLLRRRLLQQRRQARLSAEAQARLRERARIARDMHDSLGHDLALIAVRAAGLELAPGLDPGQARAAGELRVAAADATERLRQIIGLLREDADASPLSPVDEDVAELVRRARDSGMAITLDLDGEPVPGLARAVVQEGLTNAAKHAPGAAVRVTVAPHRVSVRNGPPRSRPSARPGGLGLAGLRERVRLVGGTLTAGPVAGGFELAVELPRTGEEGAVRRGPRAAGAAPA, from the coding sequence GTGAACCGTCTGCGCTCGCTGCGCCGGGAGAGCCGCCGCCAGGTGGTCTACGACCTGCTGCTCTGGGTCGTCCTCGGCATCTTCATCGCCGCCATGGGACCCGATCCGCTCAAGGATCCGGCCGCCTTCGGCATGGTGACCGCGCCCCGGCTCGCGCTCGCCGCCGTGGCGGTGCTGGTCGGACGGCGCTGGCCGCTGGCCGCGCTGGTGCTGCTGCTGCCACTCGGGCCGTGGCGGTTCAGCGATGGGTTCGCCACCGTGGACCTGAGCTGGTTGATGCCCAGACGCAATGTGAAGATCCTCCCGCTGCTGCCCACCTCGCCGTTCATCATGTGGTACGCCTACCTCACGGGCCGGCGGCTGATCAGGACGTGGCCGGCGCTCGCGGCGTTCGGCCTGATCACGGCCGTCGGCATCGGCGTGGTGCTGGCCATGGGCGGCGATCTGGCCCTGTGGGTGTCCATGGTCACCGGCGTGCTCGGCACCTACCTCGTGCCCTACCTCCTGGGACTGCTGCGACGGCGGTTGCTGCAGCAGCGGCGGCAGGCCAGGCTGTCCGCCGAGGCGCAGGCGCGGCTGCGGGAGCGGGCCAGGATCGCCAGAGACATGCACGACTCGCTCGGCCACGATCTGGCCCTCATCGCGGTCCGGGCCGCCGGTCTGGAGCTGGCTCCCGGGCTCGATCCCGGTCAGGCCAGGGCGGCCGGGGAGCTGCGGGTGGCGGCGGCGGACGCCACGGAGCGACTGCGGCAGATCATCGGGCTGCTGCGCGAGGACGCCGACGCCTCGCCGCTGTCGCCCGTGGACGAGGACGTGGCCGAGCTGGTGCGGCGGGCCAGGGACTCGGGCATGGCGATCACCCTCGACCTGGACGGCGAGCCGGTGCCCGGCCTGGCGCGCGCCGTGGTCCAGGAAGGGCTCACCAACGCCGCCAAGCACGCCCCCGGGGCCGCCGTGCGGGTCACGGTCGCACCCCACCGCGTGAGCGTGCGTAACGGGCCGCCCCGCTCCCGGCCCAGCGCGCGGCCCGGCGGTCTGGGGTTGGCGGGGCTGCGGGAACGCGTACGGCTGGTGGGCGGCACGCTGACCGCCGGGCCCGTCGCGGGCGGCTTCGAGCTGGCCGTCGAGCTTCCCCGTACGGGGGAGGAGGGAGCGGTCAGGCGTGGGCCACGTGCAGCCGGTGCAGCACCCGCTTGA
- a CDS encoding DUF998 domain-containing protein: protein MTPRQSVWGTLLGTVVSACALAYAQVALPAQPLLSDYALVNGGLVPVLIGMLALAGACLCLAYGLAGADPARTAATRVLLLAGAAGLMMSAIFPTDPGSSQVGSLSGEIHRWSAAVVFTSLPVAGWTLVRGRAAMPLWNAVRAMSVASALTLAAYLAAHPATITSPLINGVAYYGPLERAVVLAEMVLIMVMALASAAERPAMANRTAPAKPTSETAGPEEERIAA from the coding sequence ATGACCCCACGGCAGAGCGTCTGGGGCACCTTACTCGGCACGGTGGTGTCGGCGTGCGCGCTCGCGTACGCACAGGTCGCCCTGCCCGCTCAGCCGCTGCTCAGCGACTACGCGCTCGTTAACGGCGGGCTCGTGCCGGTGCTGATCGGGATGCTGGCGCTGGCGGGGGCGTGCCTGTGTCTCGCGTACGGGCTGGCGGGGGCCGACCCGGCGCGTACGGCGGCCACCCGGGTCCTGCTGCTGGCCGGGGCCGCAGGCCTGATGATGAGCGCGATCTTCCCGACGGATCCCGGCAGCTCGCAGGTCGGCTCGCTCTCCGGCGAGATCCACCGCTGGTCGGCGGCGGTGGTGTTCACCTCGCTGCCGGTCGCCGGCTGGACCCTGGTGAGGGGCCGGGCGGCGATGCCCCTCTGGAACGCGGTCCGGGCCATGAGCGTGGCCTCCGCGCTGACGCTGGCGGCGTACCTGGCGGCACACCCCGCCACCATCACCTCGCCGCTGATCAACGGTGTGGCCTACTACGGGCCGCTCGAACGCGCCGTGGTGCTGGCCGAGATGGTGCTCATCATGGTGATGGCGCTGGCATCCGCCGCCGAACGGCCGGCGATGGCCAACCGGACCGCGCCGGCGAAGCCCACCTCCGAGACGGCCGGGCCCGAGGAGGAGCGGATCGCCGCCTGA
- a CDS encoding selenium-binding protein SBP56-related protein — translation MTLWTPDPTFYPSPRDAAGAPPEQLAYVAAFDRTAQRPDALAVIDTDPSSPGYGTVAGWTDLPNTGDELHHFGWNACSSALCPNAPHPHVERRYLVVPGLRSSRIHIYDTKDRISPELVKVVEPEILAHRAGYSRPHTVHCGPEGLYVSALGGANGQDGPGGIAVLDHTTFEVIGQWELERGPQYLAYDFWWHINHDVLVSSEWGTPSMIEDGLVGELLLGRKYGHKLHFWDLRKRTHVQEVDLGDQHQMPLELRPAHDPTRLYGFVGVAVSVEDLSASVWLWFHEDGRWQVRKVISIPAEPADAGSLPPLLQPFGAVPPLVTDIALSVDDQRLYVSCWGTGEIKQYDVSDPYQPVELGSLRIGGIVGQVPHPAEPGLGLRGGPQMVEVSRDGRRVYLTNSLYGAWDDQFYPDGVGAWMAKIDTDGFAFDTRFFPHGDDFRGLRPHQVRLQGGDASSDSYCYP, via the coding sequence ATGACACTCTGGACTCCCGATCCCACGTTCTACCCCTCGCCGAGGGACGCGGCCGGCGCACCGCCCGAGCAACTGGCCTACGTCGCCGCCTTCGACCGCACCGCCCAGCGGCCGGACGCGCTGGCCGTCATCGACACCGATCCCTCCTCACCCGGCTACGGCACGGTCGCGGGCTGGACGGACCTGCCGAACACCGGTGACGAGCTGCACCACTTCGGCTGGAACGCGTGCAGCAGCGCCCTGTGCCCCAATGCGCCGCATCCGCACGTCGAGCGGCGTTACCTGGTCGTGCCCGGGCTCCGTTCCTCGCGTATCCACATCTACGACACCAAGGACCGGATCAGCCCGGAGCTGGTCAAGGTCGTCGAACCGGAGATCCTCGCTCACCGCGCGGGTTACTCGCGTCCGCACACCGTGCACTGCGGCCCCGAGGGCCTGTACGTGTCGGCGCTCGGCGGCGCGAACGGGCAGGACGGGCCGGGCGGCATCGCGGTGCTCGATCACACCACCTTCGAGGTGATCGGGCAGTGGGAGCTGGAGCGGGGGCCGCAGTACCTGGCCTACGACTTCTGGTGGCACATCAACCACGACGTGCTGGTGTCCTCGGAGTGGGGGACACCGTCCATGATCGAGGACGGGCTGGTCGGGGAACTGCTGCTCGGCCGGAAATACGGCCATAAGCTGCACTTCTGGGACCTCCGCAAGCGGACCCACGTCCAGGAGGTCGACCTCGGCGACCAGCACCAGATGCCGCTGGAGTTGCGCCCCGCCCACGACCCGACCCGCCTGTACGGCTTCGTCGGCGTGGCCGTCAGCGTCGAGGACCTGTCGGCCTCCGTGTGGCTCTGGTTCCATGAGGACGGCCGATGGCAGGTCCGCAAGGTCATCTCCATCCCCGCGGAACCGGCCGACGCCGGCAGCCTGCCGCCGCTGCTGCAGCCGTTCGGCGCGGTGCCCCCGCTCGTGACCGACATCGCGCTCTCGGTGGACGACCAGCGGCTCTACGTCTCGTGCTGGGGCACCGGCGAGATCAAGCAGTACGACGTGTCGGATCCGTACCAGCCGGTGGAGCTGGGATCGCTACGGATCGGCGGCATCGTCGGCCAGGTCCCGCACCCGGCCGAGCCCGGGCTCGGCCTGCGCGGCGGCCCGCAGATGGTCGAGGTCAGCCGCGACGGCCGCCGCGTCTACCTCACCAACTCCCTGTACGGCGCCTGGGACGACCAGTTCTATCCGGACGGCGTCGGCGCCTGGATGGCCAAGATCGACACCGACGGGTTCGCCTTCGACACCCGCTTCTTCCCGCACGGTGACGATTTCCGCGGCCTACGCCCCCACCAGGTACGCCTGCAGGGTGGGGACGCCTCCTCCGACTCCTACTGCTATCCGTGA
- a CDS encoding cellulase family glycosylhydrolase — MLRSLRLATLAALVIACLHAAPARAATTYEAENATISQGAVESNHAGYSGTGFVNYANATGSYVEFTVTAATAGPATLTFRYANGTTTNRPMAIAVNGATTNRDFPGTGAWATWQETTLTATLNAGANTVRATATTVNGGPNLDRLVVGTPSSGGTPVQANGQLRVCGIKLCNQNGKEIQLRGMSSHGLQWYYQCLNTASLDALAGDWKADVLRISMYIQEDGYETNPRLFTDRVHNLIEQATARGMYAIVDWHMLTPGDPNYNLSRARTFFTEIAQRHNGKNNLLYEIANEPNGVSWSTIRNYAHQLIPVIRQYDPETPILIGTRAWSSLGVSDGATETEVINNPVNATNIMYTFHFYAASHGTEYLNALSRAADRIPMFVTEFGTQTASGDGSNNFTRAQQYLDLMAQKKISWVNWNFSDDFRSGAVFTEGTCPSGPFAGTSRLKPAGVWVRDRIRTPDDF; from the coding sequence ATGCTTCGATCCCTGCGGCTCGCCACGCTGGCCGCGCTCGTCATCGCCTGCTTACACGCGGCCCCCGCCCGGGCGGCGACCACGTACGAGGCCGAGAACGCCACGATCTCCCAGGGCGCGGTCGAGTCGAACCACGCCGGTTACAGCGGCACCGGCTTCGTCAACTACGCCAACGCCACCGGCTCGTACGTCGAGTTCACCGTCACCGCCGCCACCGCCGGCCCCGCCACCCTGACCTTCCGGTACGCCAACGGCACCACCACCAACCGCCCGATGGCCATCGCCGTGAACGGCGCCACGACCAACCGGGACTTCCCGGGCACCGGCGCCTGGGCCACCTGGCAGGAGACCACGCTCACCGCGACGCTGAACGCCGGCGCCAACACCGTCCGCGCCACCGCCACCACCGTGAACGGCGGCCCGAACCTGGACCGCCTGGTGGTCGGCACCCCGTCGAGCGGCGGCACGCCCGTGCAGGCCAACGGGCAGTTGCGGGTGTGCGGCATCAAGCTCTGCAACCAGAACGGCAAGGAGATCCAGCTCCGCGGCATGAGCTCGCACGGCCTGCAGTGGTATTACCAGTGCCTCAACACCGCCTCACTGGACGCCCTGGCCGGCGACTGGAAGGCCGACGTGCTGCGCATCTCCATGTACATCCAGGAGGACGGCTACGAGACCAACCCGCGGCTCTTCACCGACCGGGTGCACAACCTGATCGAGCAGGCGACCGCGCGCGGCATGTACGCCATCGTCGACTGGCACATGCTCACCCCGGGTGACCCGAACTACAACCTGTCGCGCGCCAGGACGTTCTTCACCGAGATCGCCCAGCGGCACAACGGCAAGAACAACCTGCTCTACGAGATCGCCAACGAGCCCAACGGCGTCTCCTGGTCCACGATCAGGAACTACGCGCACCAGCTCATCCCGGTGATCAGGCAGTACGACCCGGAGACCCCCATCCTGATCGGCACCCGCGCCTGGTCGTCCCTGGGCGTCTCCGATGGCGCCACTGAGACCGAGGTGATCAACAACCCGGTGAACGCGACCAACATCATGTACACCTTCCACTTCTACGCCGCCTCCCACGGCACCGAATACCTCAACGCGCTGTCCCGGGCGGCCGACCGGATCCCGATGTTCGTCACGGAGTTCGGCACCCAGACCGCCTCCGGAGACGGATCGAACAACTTCACCCGGGCGCAGCAGTACCTGGATCTGATGGCGCAGAAGAAGATCAGCTGGGTGAACTGGAACTTCTCGGACGACTTCCGCTCAGGCGCCGTCTTCACCGAGGGCACCTGCCCGAGCGGCCCGTTCGCCGGCACCTCCCGCCTCAAGCCGGCCGGCGTCTGGGTCCGCGACCGCATCCGCACCCCTGACGACTTCTGA
- a CDS encoding DMT family transporter, with product MTVLAAAIALVGSLFFALGAALQQFEAAGSAKPGLLALLRRPRWLFGGASIVVGGGLHIVALGLGPLTIVQPMGVASLLFALPIAATLHGRKPSRQELGAAAVVAGGLIVLVLMIPESEGPTRLDPNGVLTLLGVAGVAAVLLWAGSQVVSPAARAALLATSSGVLYGATATLMRVLVDGTWNWWYLLALPVPLLLALVMLQRAYAVGHFGVSFASLQIADPLTAVAFGALLLGEPLPTGIAPIAAAALTAAGTVALARTSPLEARNELA from the coding sequence ATGACTGTGCTGGCCGCGGCGATCGCCCTGGTCGGTTCGCTGTTCTTCGCGCTCGGAGCCGCCCTGCAGCAGTTCGAGGCCGCCGGCTCGGCCAAGCCGGGACTGCTCGCCCTGCTGCGGAGGCCGCGCTGGCTGTTCGGCGGCGCCTCCATCGTGGTGGGTGGCGGCCTGCACATCGTCGCGCTCGGACTCGGCCCGCTGACCATCGTCCAGCCGATGGGCGTGGCCAGCCTGCTGTTCGCCCTTCCCATCGCCGCCACCCTGCACGGGCGCAAGCCCTCCCGCCAGGAGCTGGGTGCGGCGGCGGTGGTGGCGGGCGGGCTGATCGTCCTGGTCCTGATGATCCCCGAGTCGGAGGGGCCCACCCGCCTCGACCCCAACGGCGTGCTCACTCTGCTGGGGGTGGCCGGCGTCGCGGCGGTGCTGCTGTGGGCCGGCTCCCAGGTGGTCTCGCCCGCGGCCCGGGCGGCACTGCTGGCGACCAGCTCAGGCGTGCTGTACGGCGCCACGGCCACGCTCATGCGGGTGCTCGTGGACGGCACGTGGAACTGGTGGTACCTGCTGGCGTTGCCCGTGCCGCTGCTGCTGGCACTGGTGATGTTGCAGCGGGCCTACGCCGTCGGCCACTTCGGCGTCTCCTTCGCCTCGCTGCAGATCGCCGACCCGCTGACCGCGGTGGCGTTCGGCGCGCTGCTGCTCGGCGAGCCGCTGCCGACCGGGATCGCGCCGATCGCAGCTGCCGCGCTCACCGCCGCGGGCACCGTCGCCCTGGCCCGGACCAGCCCCTTGGAGGCCCGCAACGAGCTCGCCTGA